The Bdellovibrio sp. ZAP7 DNA segment AATCAACGGATGCGTGGTGCTGTTTTGAATATATTTATCAAATGCAACACGAGGATCATAATTACTCGCTAGATAGATAAATTTTCCTACTGAATAGTTTGTGTAAAGCTGATGTTTATCTGACAAGACATCGATTAACTTTTTAGTGGCATTCATCCATGGCTTCTCTTTCCATTATACCAATGAGCCGCAACTAACTTTTGCATTACTTCAGAAGGAGGCATCATTTGGTTATAATCTCCGAACTGAATCTTTCTATACTCTTCAGTTTGACGAGATTGGTCTTCGGCGGATAGTTCTCGGAACTCAATCAACGCCTTTGCCATTTCCTCAGCTTCCATTTTCTTTCGGGCATCCTGCATCTGGAGGTCCTGCTCTTTCTTTTTGCGTAGCTCCTCCCGACGTAACGCCTTCTCTTTGCTTTGATGGATCGAGCTGATAACTTCCTCAGCTGTATAGCTTAGATATTTCATCGGACTGTGGATCTTTTCCCCAGTATCTAACGAGCCGTGGATGAGAATATGATCTAATGCTTCACCCAGATCGTCTGCGGGATAATCCTGAAGCAAGAGATTCAAATAATACTCTTCTTCGACGCGTTTTTGATGCGGTCGCACTGATTCAATGTAGTTGGAAATCTTGTGAGGTAATGCTTCGGAGGGAGAGGGAGTTTTCTTTCCTGTTTTATTTAAGTTTTCTTTCTTGGAGATCTCGTTGAACCTACCCCTAGGATCGGATTGATCCCCCTCATGAGATACAGTTGAACCTACCTTGGCGTCATTTTCCCTTGCTCTTCGCCATTCTAGGTAACCTCGAACTATGGGAACATCATAAAGCGTGGTAGATGAAGCGGTTCCAGGAACTAATATAGTTACAAGACCCATTTCTTTCAAGCTCCGGAGGGCCTTCCTGACGTTCGGAGGCTGCAATCCTGTCCAAGTAGCTATGAAGGTATTAGAAAGTCGTGCGGCAGGCCTGTGGAAGCCCAGGGTATATCGGAGAATACACTGAAACACGATCAAATCAATTTTCCGACGAATAACCTTTACCGAGAATTCGTTAATCCTGTGCGGCACAAAGAGAGCTCCGCCTTTTTCGATGAAGTCGACCTTTATTCCAGGAGGTAGATATTTCGATACGTCAAAATGGGAGAGATCTTTTTGACCTGAGATTGATTTGATCTCAGCTTGATAGCGTCGGAGATCAATAATATCTGAGGTTGGATTCTTCAATTCACTCATAGATCTACCTCAATAAGACCCCAAGAGACAATAAGCGCATTAAGAATTGCCTTCGCTGTTTCGGCATTTAGGAAGTGGTTAAAGGCGAATGGATCGCGGGAAGCCGCTTCGCCAAACCAAATTGAATGCGCCCAGTGGACTGCAGCTAGCTCTTCGTTGTGAAAATTTTGGGAAAGAATAGAGGGCCAATCTATTGAACTTTCCTCCAAGCAAACATGCGGCAACATCTTTGTGCGCAAGCCTGGCAATGAGTTCGTAATATACAGAACCCCAAGGAGGGGTTTCGAGATTTTATTCGAGGCAGGATTTAGCTGATTAGTGCGGTCTTCCATGAAAATAAAAAAATCACAGCGGAATTCTCCGCGCAAGTCTGTGGGTGCAGTACATATAAGGTTTATATAATTGTTTAGGTACATATGCGTTAGACCGAAAGTGCGGCAATGCGAACGGAATCCGGCAAATCACACCAATTCGTACGAAGCACAATTCTTGCCAGATATAATTGCGTGATGTTAAACTCATTCATGTTGACGTATTGACGGGTGGGAGAATTTCAAAAATGAATTCAAAGGAAATACCAACAGAACTACTGTCATTAGTAGGCTCCTTTCTTCGACAAGGGCGAAAAGCTCGCAATCTTCTTCTTCCTCAAGCTGCACAGCGTATTGGTATATCTGCAGAACGCTTGCAAGCCATCGAAGACGGATTAGAATTGATCACAACTGAATACGCCCAATTCATAGTCGCAAACTATGGTGGTGCACGCGGTGATGCGGTTGATGGTTTACTTTGGAGGTTGATGATGGAAAGGAATCGTTGTCACCTACAAACTGAAAGACGCAAGCACCTTTCAGTTGTTGGCGAAGAGTCCCGCCCTTGGGAGAAGCTTCAATTCTCTAAAATTTCTTGCAGAAGTCTCAGCTCGGTCTGAATTCCGGATGTGGCCGGCATTTTGATCTTGAATCGCTAAATTATTGTTCCTGTCGATTATAAACTCGTTGATTTTTTTTGCTTACTGCCTTGAGCCGGAAGGGTGGCGTTTTGCGAAATATATTGAGTTCTTCATGGTATTTGACGTCGAAGCATCCAAGTGGTGTGCCAGTAGTTGTTTCGAGTATTAGGGTGCTTTGGCGGCACCTATTTCTTTTTTCTCTTCTCCTGCTTTGGTTGAATTAAGTCTATCACTGAAACTTTCTCGTTTCGAAGTTTGGACAACCCCTCTGCAAGCTGCTCAAGCACGAGAAGTGTTGGGTTGGCGCCCGCTTTCTTGTACGGATATAGCTGCGTGTAGGTGACGCCGATCTCCTGTGCGAGCTTTCCGATTGGTAGGTCGCCTAGTAGTTCAGAAAACTGCAGCTTTGTTTTTGGCGCTATCTTCTTTTTCTTTTCTGCCACTTTTAACCTTGCCTCAGTCATTCTTTGATGTAAGTTTAAAAGTATAACTTAAAAACTATACTTTTAAAGTTATACATTAAAAAGGTGGGATGCAATAGTGGAAAATGCTGAGGCAGTTGCAAAGATAAATGATCGCCTTCGAAAGGCGATGTCGTTGGGGCAGCTTACAATCGAACTTTCTGAGGTTGTTTCTTCGTCACCTGTTCGTCCGGAAATAATAAAAGCAGTTCGTGAATTTAAGAGCTTTGACTCTGAAATTGATCTTTCTGGAGACCACTCACTTGGTGTCTTTCTAGTTGCGGATGAGCCATATGTATTTAGATATACTTATGGAGATGATCGATATGACTATGGCAAAGAAATTGGTAAAAGAGTGCTTAGTGTTTTTCATTTAGCCGAGTTTCGTTCTTTAAAGCTAGGAAAAAAAATCCAGGCTTCCGCTCGAAAAATGCTTGATCAAGAGGGCGCATAGAACTGGACCTTTGTCTTACTAATGGTGGGTGAAAAGCTTGCTGCTGGTCTAGGCGTCTAATAAAGTATGTAAACAACAACAGATGTTACGAAGTGTTTTATAGAGGTGGGCTGGTGTGGCTAAGCTAGAAGATATCAAAAAGGATGCCGCTGTTAAGGGGATACTCACTGAGCAGCTGGTTTCAATTGTAGATACTAAGTGGCATGGCTCCGACGC contains these protein-coding regions:
- a CDS encoding RodZ family helix-turn-helix domain-containing protein; its protein translation is MNSKEIPTELLSLVGSFLRQGRKARNLLLPQAAQRIGISAERLQAIEDGLELITTEYAQFIVANYGGARGDAVDGLLWRLMMERNRCHLQTERRKHLSVVGEESRPWEKLQFSKISCRSLSSV